CAGCTCGGGGCGCGTCGTCTCGATGTGGATGTCACCGTCGCCATCGGTGCGGTGGAACGCGATGCGGTGGAACGACGCGGCCTGATCGCGGTCTTCGAGTTCGGCCTGCGCGATCGCCGAGCGGAAGTCGATGTCCCACAGCGTGGGCGCCAGGGACTGGTAGGCCTCGCCCCGATCGAGGTTGCGGAGGAAGGCGAGCTGACTCGTGCGCATCGTGTCGTCGGAGATGGTGCGATAGGTCTGCGTCCAGTCGACCGAGAGCCCCAGCTGACGGAACAGGCTCTCGAAATGCTTCTCGTCCTCGAACGTGAGCTCTTCGCACAGCTCGATGAAGTTTCGACGACTGATGGGCACCTGGTCGGCGGGCTTCAGGCTCTTGGCGTCGCCGTGGAACGGCGGCGTGAAGTCGGCGTCGTACGGAAGCGAGGGATCGCAGCGCACGCCGAAATAGTTCTGCACCCGGCGCTCGGTCGGCAGACCGTTGTCGTCCCACCCCATGGGGTAGAAGACGGTCTTGCCCTGCATGCGCTCGTGCCGCACCTTGATGTCGGTGTGCGTGTAGCTGAACACGTGGCCGATGTGCAACGAGCCCGACGCGGTGGGCGGGGGAGTGTCCACCGAGAAGATGCCCGCGCGTCCCTTGGCCCGTGCGGCGTCGCGGTCGAACAAGTACGTGCCCTGAGCCGCCCATGCGGCATCCCACTTCTGCTCGAGGCCTTCCAGTGCGGGCTTGTCCGGAATGTGCGCGTCGGTCATGGGTACTCCTCGAGCGATATATGCGGCACTGTGTGAGCGTGCCTGAGTGTGGGTTCCGGGCCCAGTCTACCGGGCCGGGAGATCAGGCGCCCGCGACGTCGATGCCGAGTGCGGCGGCGAAGGAGGCCGCGTGCATCTCGGCCTGACGCACGTCGAGCGTCGCGCCACGAAGGCCCGTCGGATCCGTGAAGCCCAGAGCCTCGAGACCGCGCAGATCGAGGTCGCGCGCACGCAGCTCCCGCGTGTCGACCTCGTCGACCTGACAGTCGGCGAAGGCGACCCGGGTCAGCGTCGCCTGCGGTATGTCGAGCGTCCCGATCCGGCAGCCTTCGAACCGGACATCCAGCACCCGCGCAGAGGGCAGCGAAAGGTAGTCGATGCGCACCTCGCGGAAGACGACGACGTCGAGCTCGGCGCGCAGCAGGTCGAGTGTGCCCACGCGCCCGCCGACCAGCTCGACCGTGCGCCAGCGCGCGTCCCGCGCGACGACCTCGGCGGCGCTGAGCCCATCGAACCTCGCATCGGTCACCGCCGCTCCGCTGAGATCGAGTCGGTCGACGGATGCCGTGATGACACACTCGATGAGACTGGCGTGCGCAGCGTCCACCGTGCCGCTCAGGCCGCTGATGCGCGCACCCTGCACGTCGGCGTGGCGCTGAAGGGAATGCACCTCTTCGAAGACGACCGGCAGATCGGGCGGGCTCACGCGCGGAGCGGCGGGCTGGGCGGTGCGTCGCGGCATGCTCCTCACCCTACGCCGCGCGTATGATGGGACGACCAGCATCGATCCGGCCATCACCGGGGAGCTCTCGGAAGAAACCTCAGGGGTGACCCGCGGGGAGTAGAACCGAGCGGGGCAGGCCCGTCACAGCCGCAGAAGAGAGGCCGGGAGGTGCGCCGAGAGGTTCGCCCCGGGCAACGCGGGGTGGTACCGCGGTTCTCCCGTCGGGAGGGTCGTCCTCGCAGGAAGCATCGCAACCTGCTGGAGTGACATGACCTACCCGAAGCCCTCTGCTTTCGGCCCCGCCGCCGACGTCGTCCCGAGCCCGCGCTTCCCCGAAATCGAGCGCGAGGTGCTCGATTTCTGGCAGCAGGACGACACGTTCCGCGCCTCCCTCGCGCAACGCGAGGGCGCCGCGGAGTGGGTGTTCTACGACGGCCCGCCCTTCGCGAACGGCCTGCCGCACTACGGTCACCTGCTCACCGGCTACGCGAAGGATGTGTTCCCGCGGTTCCAGACCATGCGCGGCCACAAGGTCGACCGGGTCTTCGGCTGGGACACCCACGGTCTGCCTGCCGAGCTCGAGGCGATGAAGCAGCTGGGCATCACCGAGAAGAGCGAGATCGAGGAGATGGGCATCGCCTCGTTCAACGAGAAGGCGCGCGCATCGGTGCTCGAGTACACCCACGAGTGGGAGGACTACGTCACCCGGCAGGCGCGCTGGGTCGACTTCGAACGCGGCTACAAGACGCTCGACGTCGGCTATATGGAGTCGGTTCTCTGGGCGTTCAAGAGCCTGTGGGACAAGGGTCTCGCCTACGAGGGCCACCGCGTGCTGCCGTACTGCTGGCGCGACGAGACGCCGCTGAGCAACCATGAGCTGCGCATGGACGACGACGTCTACCAGATGCGTCAGGACCCGTCCGTCACCGTCACCTTCCCGCTCGTCGGCGCCAAGGCGGAGGCGCTCGGGCTGACCGCCGTGCGCGCCCTGGCGTGGACGACCACCCCGTGGACGCTGCCCACCAACCTGGCTCTCGCCGTCGGACCCGACATCGCGTACGTCGTCCTGCCGGGCGGGCCCGACGGCGCCGCGGACGTGCACGAAGACCGCTCCGAGGCCACCGGACACCGGTACCTGCTGGCATCCGATCTGCTCGGGAACTACGCGAAGGACCTCGGATACGCCTCGGCCGACGACGCCCGTGCCGCGGTCGAGCGGACGTTCACCGGCACCGAGCTCGCCGACGTCCACTACGACGCACTGTTCGACTACTACGCGGACGCCGAGACCTGGGGCACCGAACGGGCCTGGCGCATCCTCGCCGACGACTACGTGACCACGACCGACGGCACCGGCATCGTCCACCAGGCCCCCGCCTACGGCGAGGACGATCAGCGCGTGACCGCCGCCGCCGGCATCCCGCTCATCATGAGCCTCGACGACGGCGGGCGGTTCCTCTCGCACGTCACCGATGTCGCCGGCGAGCTGTGGATGGATGCCAATCGTCCGCTCATCCGGCTGCTCAAGGCCGAGGGGCGACTGCTGCGCGAAGCCAGCTACGAGCACTCCTACCCGCACTGCTGGCGATGCCGGAACCCTCTGATCTACAAGGCGGTCTCGAGTTGGTTCGTGCGCGTCACCGAGATCAAGGACCGGATGCTGGCGAACAACGAGCAGATCACGTGGGCGCCGGAGAATGTCAAGCACGGCCAGTTCGGCAAGTGGCTCGAGGGCGCACGCGACTGGTCAATCAGCCGGAACCGCTTCTGGGGATCGCCCATCCCGGTGTGGAAGAGCGACAACCCGGCCTACCCGCGCGTGGATGTCTACGGCTCCCTGGCCGACCTCGAGCGCGACTTCGGGCGCCTGCCGCGAGGCGCGACGGGGGAGGTCGACCTGCACCGCCCGTTCATCGACGAGCTGACCCGGCCGAACCCGGACGACCCGACCGGCGCTTCCACCATGCGCCGCATCGAGGACGTCTTCGACGTCTGGTTCGACTCGGGGTCCATGCCGTACGCGCAGGTGCACTACCCGTTCGAGAACCGCGAGTGGTTCGACGAGCACGCACCGGCGGACTTCATCGTCGAGTACATCGGTCAGACCCGCGGCTGGTTCTACGTCATGCATGTGCTGTCCACGGCACTGTTCGACCGGCCGGCGTTCACCGGCGTCGCGTGCCACGGCATCGTGCTGGGCAGCGACGGCCTGAAGATGTCGAAGTCGCTGCAGAACTACCCCAGCGTCTCCGAGGTGTTCGACCGCGACGGGTCGGATGCCATGCGCTGGTTCCTCATGGCATCCTCGGTGCTGCGCGGAGGCAATCTGATCGTGACCGAGGAGGGCATCCGCGCCGGCGTGCGCGAGTTCATGCTGCCGCTGTGGAGCGCGTGGTACTTCTTCGCGACCTACGCCAACGCTGCGGGCGGGCCGGGCGGTGAGGGCTACACCGCGACGTGGCGCACGGACTCGACGCACGTCCTGGACCGCTACATCCTCGCGCTCACCGGAGACCTGGTTCGCGATGTCGCCGCCGATCTCGACGCGCTCGACTCGACGACCGCCGCGGCCAAGCTCCGCGACTTCGCCGAGGCACTCACGAACTGGTACATCCGCCGCTCCCGCGACCGGTTCTGGGTCGGCGTCGCGGACGATCCGGCCAGTCGCGAGGCGTTCGACACGCTCCACACGGTCCTCGAGACGCTGACACGCGTGGCCGCGCCGCTGATCCCGCTCGTGGCCGAGCGCGTCTGGCAGGGCCTGACCGGCGGGCGCAGCGTCCACCTCGAGGACTGGCCCGACGCTGACGCGTTCCCGCCGGCGACCGACATCCGCACGGCGATGGACACCGTGCGCACGGTCTCGTCCGTCGCCAACGCCCTGCGCAAGAAGGAGGGCAAGCGCGTGCGACTTCCGCTCGCCTCGCTCACCGTGGCCGTGTCCGGCGCAGACGGCCTGGCGCAGTTCGAGGAGATCCTGCGCGAGGAGCTCAACGTCAAGGACGTCGAGCTGGTCGAGCTGTCCGACGGCCTCGCCTCCAGCTACGGCATCAGCCAGCGGCTCAGCGTCAACGCGCGAGCGGTGGGGCCGCGACTGGGAAAGCAGGTCCAGCACGTCATCGCCGGCGCCCGGGCGGGGGTGTGGACCGTCGAGGGCGACACCGTCGTCGTCGACGGCATCGCCCTGCTGGAGGGGGAGTTCGAGCTCACCCTCGAAGCGGGGGGCGTGGCCGAGGGCACCGCGATCGCATTGCTGCCCGACACCGGGGCCGGACAGGGCGGCTTCGTCCTGCTCGACACCGTGACCACACCCGAACTCGAGGCGGAGGGCCTTGCTCGCGACGCGATCCGCATCGTGCAGGAGGCGCGCAAGAATGCCGGCCTCGAGGTCAGCGACCGCATCGTGCTCGCACTCAACGCCCGTCCGGCAGAGGCACAGGCGCTGCAGGCGCACGCCGACTTCATCGCCGCCGAAACGCTGGCCATCGGCTTCACCGTGCAGGCGACCGATGAGCTCGACCGCCTGGTCGATGAGGTATCCAGCCTCGGCGACGGAGTGTTCGTCAGCGGGGTCAGGGCGCTGGGAACGGACAAAGCGCCGATGATCGTGACGATCGACGCGACCGGAGTGGGAGAGGCGAAGGCATGAACGACCGCACACGTGCCGACGCGGTGTACGCCGCGCTGATGACCCGTCAGGGCGAGCAGTGGGTGCAGCCGCGCGTGGAACGCACCCGCCGGGTGCTCGAACTGCTCGACGACCCGCAGCGCACCTACCGCGTCGTCCACGTCACCGGCACCAACGGCAAGACGTCGACCAGCCGCATCGTGGAGAGCATCGTGCGCGCCCACGGGCTGCGGACGGGCATGTTCACGAGCCCTCACCTCGAGCGGTTCACCGAGCGCGTGATGATCGACGGCGCGCCCATCGATGACGGCCTGATCGCCGACGCCTGGGATGAGATCACGCCGTTCATCGACCTCGTCGATGCGGAGCTGGCCGCTGCCGGCGACGCCGCGCTCACGTACTTCGAGCTGCTGACCGTGCTCGCCTTCGTGGCGTTCGCCGACGCGCCCGTCGACGTGGCCATCGTCGAGGTCGGCATGGGTGGGGCGTGGGACTCGACCAACACCGCGGACGGCGACGTCGCGGTGTTCGCCCCGATCGACATCGACCACGCCGACCGCCTCGGCTCGACGATCGCCGAGATCGCCGGAATCAAGGCGGGGATCATCAAGCGGGGCGCCGCGGCGGTCTCCGCCGTCCAGCCGCCCGAGGCGAAGCCCGCGCTGATGGATGCCGCGGCCGCACAGGACGCGACACTGGCGTTCGAGGGCGAGGCGTTCGCGCTGACCGTGCAGCGGCTCGCCGTCGGCGGCCAGCAGATCTCCGTCCGAGGAGTGGCCGGCACCTACGACGACCTCTACCTGCCGCTCTACGGGGCGCACCAGGGCCACAACGCGGCACTGGCGATCGCCGCGGTGGAGTCGCTGATCGGGGCCGGCTCCCAGCCCCTGGCATCCGATGTCCTCACGGAGGGACTCGCCCAGGTGACCTCGCCGGGCAGGCTGCAGCTGCTCGGCATCGCGCCGACCGTGCTGGTGGACAGCGCGCACAACCCGCACGGCGCGAAGGCGCTCGTCCAGGCCCTGGGCGCATCGTTCGACTTCGACGAGTGGGGCGTC
This DNA window, taken from Microbacterium invictum, encodes the following:
- the ileS gene encoding isoleucine--tRNA ligase, with protein sequence MTYPKPSAFGPAADVVPSPRFPEIEREVLDFWQQDDTFRASLAQREGAAEWVFYDGPPFANGLPHYGHLLTGYAKDVFPRFQTMRGHKVDRVFGWDTHGLPAELEAMKQLGITEKSEIEEMGIASFNEKARASVLEYTHEWEDYVTRQARWVDFERGYKTLDVGYMESVLWAFKSLWDKGLAYEGHRVLPYCWRDETPLSNHELRMDDDVYQMRQDPSVTVTFPLVGAKAEALGLTAVRALAWTTTPWTLPTNLALAVGPDIAYVVLPGGPDGAADVHEDRSEATGHRYLLASDLLGNYAKDLGYASADDARAAVERTFTGTELADVHYDALFDYYADAETWGTERAWRILADDYVTTTDGTGIVHQAPAYGEDDQRVTAAAGIPLIMSLDDGGRFLSHVTDVAGELWMDANRPLIRLLKAEGRLLREASYEHSYPHCWRCRNPLIYKAVSSWFVRVTEIKDRMLANNEQITWAPENVKHGQFGKWLEGARDWSISRNRFWGSPIPVWKSDNPAYPRVDVYGSLADLERDFGRLPRGATGEVDLHRPFIDELTRPNPDDPTGASTMRRIEDVFDVWFDSGSMPYAQVHYPFENREWFDEHAPADFIVEYIGQTRGWFYVMHVLSTALFDRPAFTGVACHGIVLGSDGLKMSKSLQNYPSVSEVFDRDGSDAMRWFLMASSVLRGGNLIVTEEGIRAGVREFMLPLWSAWYFFATYANAAGGPGGEGYTATWRTDSTHVLDRYILALTGDLVRDVAADLDALDSTTAAAKLRDFAEALTNWYIRRSRDRFWVGVADDPASREAFDTLHTVLETLTRVAAPLIPLVAERVWQGLTGGRSVHLEDWPDADAFPPATDIRTAMDTVRTVSSVANALRKKEGKRVRLPLASLTVAVSGADGLAQFEEILREELNVKDVELVELSDGLASSYGISQRLSVNARAVGPRLGKQVQHVIAGARAGVWTVEGDTVVVDGIALLEGEFELTLEAGGVAEGTAIALLPDTGAGQGGFVLLDTVTTPELEAEGLARDAIRIVQEARKNAGLEVSDRIVLALNARPAEAQALQAHADFIAAETLAIGFTVQATDELDRLVDEVSSLGDGVFVSGVRALGTDKAPMIVTIDATGVGEAKA
- a CDS encoding pentapeptide repeat-containing protein, which produces MPRRTAQPAAPRVSPPDLPVVFEEVHSLQRHADVQGARISGLSGTVDAAHASLIECVITASVDRLDLSGAAVTDARFDGLSAAEVVARDARWRTVELVGGRVGTLDLLRAELDVVVFREVRIDYLSLPSARVLDVRFEGCRIGTLDIPQATLTRVAFADCQVDEVDTRELRARDLDLRGLEALGFTDPTGLRGATLDVRQAEMHAASFAAALGIDVAGA
- a CDS encoding bifunctional folylpolyglutamate synthase/dihydrofolate synthase; translated protein: MNDRTRADAVYAALMTRQGEQWVQPRVERTRRVLELLDDPQRTYRVVHVTGTNGKTSTSRIVESIVRAHGLRTGMFTSPHLERFTERVMIDGAPIDDGLIADAWDEITPFIDLVDAELAAAGDAALTYFELLTVLAFVAFADAPVDVAIVEVGMGGAWDSTNTADGDVAVFAPIDIDHADRLGSTIAEIAGIKAGIIKRGAAAVSAVQPPEAKPALMDAAAAQDATLAFEGEAFALTVQRLAVGGQQISVRGVAGTYDDLYLPLYGAHQGHNAALAIAAVESLIGAGSQPLASDVLTEGLAQVTSPGRLQLLGIAPTVLVDSAHNPHGAKALVQALGASFDFDEWGVVLGVLGDKDAAGIVTEIAPAAAHVFVTAPDSERSSDPDALADLVEASGVPVSVHMDLRDATDEARRWAAGSDRRAVVIAGSVVLAGEALSLAAEEDWKDGAGA